A single region of the Brachypodium distachyon strain Bd21 chromosome 3, Brachypodium_distachyon_v3.0, whole genome shotgun sequence genome encodes:
- the LOC100826460 gene encoding senescence-associated protein OSA15, chloroplastic isoform X3: protein MASQLSGTIASSGMCYDQHGMPCKLKGLHHVALNCTPQKVEVRKWMDGYHLVFRFCPADRHGQIEGKANVSLLRHGQNVRCYSYRSHSSSETKECKSSEDGNDPYSFCRDFEERTRGNSQLSDNQAAQKKSFYSSRGLSEACQFVYNDAKFVNQRAQSDILLLSRGITRLNKRACQDVAVLGLGFLKLDARARKDTQKIDNSVKERAAHLTNFARILKERAQSDLKKAADQHWSDGALEADLRRADLVVRRRAMEDAFMALKFVRDIHDLMANKLQEQLPKDGSFSPTNSTRFITLEKNGKILELFPHEVSTDQITAIEDAYQSMASALSEADGIDYTDPEELELLVAALIDLDAMDGKKSVSLIAECSSSPDVNTRDWLKIPIML, encoded by the exons ATGGCTAGCCAACTCTCTGGTACTATAGCATCTAGTGGGATGTGTTATGATCAACACGGAATGCCATGTAAGCTGAAAGGACTACATCACGTAGCATTAAATTGTACACCCCAGAAGGTAGAGGTAAGGAAGTGGATGGACGGATATCATTTAGTCTTCAGGTTCTGTCCAGCTGATAGACATGGGCAAATCGAGGGGAAAGCCAATGTTTCCCTACTCCGACATGGTCAGAATGTTCGGTGTTATTCTTATCGTTCTCATAGTAGCAGTGAAACTAAAGAATGCAAGAGTTCTGAAGATGGCAACGACCCTTACAG CTTCTGCAGGGATTTTGAAGAGCGTACAAGAGGAAATTCTCAACTGTCAGATAATCAAGCAGCTCAGAAAAAATCATTCTATTCTAGTCGAGGGCTGTCTGAAGCCTGCCAGTTTGTCTACAATGATGCAAAGTTTGTGAATCAAAGAGCTCAAAGTGACATTCTTTTACTTTCACG TGGCATCACAAGGCTGAACAAACGTGCGTGTCAGGATGTTGCTGTTTTAGGGTTGGGGTTTCTCAAGCTGGATG CTCGTGCAAGGAAAGACACTCAAAAGATTGACAACAGTGTGAAGGAGAGGGCAGCCCACCTGACCAATTTTGCTAGA ATATTGAAGGAACGGGCTCAGTCGGACTTAAAGAAAGCAGCAGATCAACATTGGAGTGATGGTGCTTTAGAG GCAGATCTGCGACGAGCTGACCTGGTTGTTAGACGACGTGCCATGGAGGATGCTTTCATGGCTTTAAAG TTTGTTCGGGATATCCACGACTTGATGGCAAACAAATTACAAGAGCA GCTTCCAAAGGATGGTTCATTTTCTCCTACTAACTCAACAAGGTTCATCACACTCGAGAAAAATGGAAAGATTCTTGAGCTATTTCCTCATGAAGTCTCTACTGATCAAATTACTGCCATAGAG GATGCATACCAGAGTATGGCATCTGCCTTGTCTGAGGCTGATGGTATCGACTACACAGATCCTGAGGAG CTTGAATTGCTAGTAGCGGCTCTTATTGACCTGGATGCCATGGATGGGAAAAAGAGTGTTTCCTTGATAGCTGAATGTTCAAGCTCTCCAGATGTTAATACCAG AGATTGGCTCAAGATTCCAATTATGCTGTAG
- the LOC100826460 gene encoding senescence-associated protein OSA15, chloroplastic isoform X2, producing MASQLSGTIASSGMCYDQHGMPCKLKGLHHVALNCTPQKVEVRKWMDGYHLVFRFCPADRHGQIEGKANVSLLRHGQNVRCYSYRSHSSSETKECKSSEDGNDPYRDFEERTRGNSQLSDNQAAQKKSFYSSRGLSEACQFVYNDAKFVNQRAQSDILLLSRGITRLNKRACQDVAVLGLGFLKLDARARKDTQKIDNSVKERAAHLTNFARILKERAQSDLKKAADQHWSDGALEADLRRADLVVRRRAMEDAFMALKFVRDIHDLMANKLQEQLPKDGSFSPTNSTRFITLEKNGKILELFPHEVSTDQITAIEDAYQSMASALSEADGIDYTDPEELELLVAALIDLDAMDGKKSVSLIAECSSSPDVNTRKALANALAAAPSMWTLGNAGMGALQRLAQDSNYAVARSAARAIDELRKQWELEEGDSLRFVVNQNMASEEADDGSSAADDAT from the exons ATGGCTAGCCAACTCTCTGGTACTATAGCATCTAGTGGGATGTGTTATGATCAACACGGAATGCCATGTAAGCTGAAAGGACTACATCACGTAGCATTAAATTGTACACCCCAGAAGGTAGAGGTAAGGAAGTGGATGGACGGATATCATTTAGTCTTCAGGTTCTGTCCAGCTGATAGACATGGGCAAATCGAGGGGAAAGCCAATGTTTCCCTACTCCGACATGGTCAGAATGTTCGGTGTTATTCTTATCGTTCTCATAGTAGCAGTGAAACTAAAGAATGCAAGAGTTCTGAAGATGGCAACGACCCTTACAG GGATTTTGAAGAGCGTACAAGAGGAAATTCTCAACTGTCAGATAATCAAGCAGCTCAGAAAAAATCATTCTATTCTAGTCGAGGGCTGTCTGAAGCCTGCCAGTTTGTCTACAATGATGCAAAGTTTGTGAATCAAAGAGCTCAAAGTGACATTCTTTTACTTTCACG TGGCATCACAAGGCTGAACAAACGTGCGTGTCAGGATGTTGCTGTTTTAGGGTTGGGGTTTCTCAAGCTGGATG CTCGTGCAAGGAAAGACACTCAAAAGATTGACAACAGTGTGAAGGAGAGGGCAGCCCACCTGACCAATTTTGCTAGA ATATTGAAGGAACGGGCTCAGTCGGACTTAAAGAAAGCAGCAGATCAACATTGGAGTGATGGTGCTTTAGAG GCAGATCTGCGACGAGCTGACCTGGTTGTTAGACGACGTGCCATGGAGGATGCTTTCATGGCTTTAAAG TTTGTTCGGGATATCCACGACTTGATGGCAAACAAATTACAAGAGCA GCTTCCAAAGGATGGTTCATTTTCTCCTACTAACTCAACAAGGTTCATCACACTCGAGAAAAATGGAAAGATTCTTGAGCTATTTCCTCATGAAGTCTCTACTGATCAAATTACTGCCATAGAG GATGCATACCAGAGTATGGCATCTGCCTTGTCTGAGGCTGATGGTATCGACTACACAGATCCTGAGGAG CTTGAATTGCTAGTAGCGGCTCTTATTGACCTGGATGCCATGGATGGGAAAAAGAGTGTTTCCTTGATAGCTGAATGTTCAAGCTCTCCAGATGTTAATACCAG GAAAGCTTTAGCCAATGCACTGGCTGCAGCTCCGTCCATGTGGACACTAGGGAATGCTGGGATGGGCGCATTACAG AGATTGGCTCAAGATTCCAATTATGCTGTAGCTAGATCTGCAGCAAGGGCCATCGATGAACTCAGAAAGCAATGGGAGCTTGAAGAGGGTGACAGCCTGAGGTTTGTAGTGAACCAAAACATGGCTTCTGAAGAGGCCGATGATGGCAGTTCAGCAGCAGACGATGCCACGTGA
- the LOC100826460 gene encoding senescence-associated protein OSA15, chloroplastic isoform X1 encodes MASQLSGTIASSGMCYDQHGMPCKLKGLHHVALNCTPQKVEVRKWMDGYHLVFRFCPADRHGQIEGKANVSLLRHGQNVRCYSYRSHSSSETKECKSSEDGNDPYSFCRDFEERTRGNSQLSDNQAAQKKSFYSSRGLSEACQFVYNDAKFVNQRAQSDILLLSRGITRLNKRACQDVAVLGLGFLKLDARARKDTQKIDNSVKERAAHLTNFARILKERAQSDLKKAADQHWSDGALEADLRRADLVVRRRAMEDAFMALKFVRDIHDLMANKLQEQLPKDGSFSPTNSTRFITLEKNGKILELFPHEVSTDQITAIEDAYQSMASALSEADGIDYTDPEELELLVAALIDLDAMDGKKSVSLIAECSSSPDVNTRKALANALAAAPSMWTLGNAGMGALQRLAQDSNYAVARSAARAIDELRKQWELEEGDSLRFVVNQNMASEEADDGSSAADDAT; translated from the exons ATGGCTAGCCAACTCTCTGGTACTATAGCATCTAGTGGGATGTGTTATGATCAACACGGAATGCCATGTAAGCTGAAAGGACTACATCACGTAGCATTAAATTGTACACCCCAGAAGGTAGAGGTAAGGAAGTGGATGGACGGATATCATTTAGTCTTCAGGTTCTGTCCAGCTGATAGACATGGGCAAATCGAGGGGAAAGCCAATGTTTCCCTACTCCGACATGGTCAGAATGTTCGGTGTTATTCTTATCGTTCTCATAGTAGCAGTGAAACTAAAGAATGCAAGAGTTCTGAAGATGGCAACGACCCTTACAG CTTCTGCAGGGATTTTGAAGAGCGTACAAGAGGAAATTCTCAACTGTCAGATAATCAAGCAGCTCAGAAAAAATCATTCTATTCTAGTCGAGGGCTGTCTGAAGCCTGCCAGTTTGTCTACAATGATGCAAAGTTTGTGAATCAAAGAGCTCAAAGTGACATTCTTTTACTTTCACG TGGCATCACAAGGCTGAACAAACGTGCGTGTCAGGATGTTGCTGTTTTAGGGTTGGGGTTTCTCAAGCTGGATG CTCGTGCAAGGAAAGACACTCAAAAGATTGACAACAGTGTGAAGGAGAGGGCAGCCCACCTGACCAATTTTGCTAGA ATATTGAAGGAACGGGCTCAGTCGGACTTAAAGAAAGCAGCAGATCAACATTGGAGTGATGGTGCTTTAGAG GCAGATCTGCGACGAGCTGACCTGGTTGTTAGACGACGTGCCATGGAGGATGCTTTCATGGCTTTAAAG TTTGTTCGGGATATCCACGACTTGATGGCAAACAAATTACAAGAGCA GCTTCCAAAGGATGGTTCATTTTCTCCTACTAACTCAACAAGGTTCATCACACTCGAGAAAAATGGAAAGATTCTTGAGCTATTTCCTCATGAAGTCTCTACTGATCAAATTACTGCCATAGAG GATGCATACCAGAGTATGGCATCTGCCTTGTCTGAGGCTGATGGTATCGACTACACAGATCCTGAGGAG CTTGAATTGCTAGTAGCGGCTCTTATTGACCTGGATGCCATGGATGGGAAAAAGAGTGTTTCCTTGATAGCTGAATGTTCAAGCTCTCCAGATGTTAATACCAG GAAAGCTTTAGCCAATGCACTGGCTGCAGCTCCGTCCATGTGGACACTAGGGAATGCTGGGATGGGCGCATTACAG AGATTGGCTCAAGATTCCAATTATGCTGTAGCTAGATCTGCAGCAAGGGCCATCGATGAACTCAGAAAGCAATGGGAGCTTGAAGAGGGTGACAGCCTGAGGTTTGTAGTGAACCAAAACATGGCTTCTGAAGAGGCCGATGATGGCAGTTCAGCAGCAGACGATGCCACGTGA
- the LOC100830329 gene encoding uncharacterized protein LOC100830329, producing MWHYQRPRTTVVKLQVALLGLAKPFQKELNEIAEKVEASNQRWYKFILTVTIHSLSRPMDCCISSNLSADVKVGLDSWEEHFDKISMMERSKFDEETLCNLEGIKKKKEYSKNYDDFRNEYIVIMAFSDDSQISSGNHASRC from the exons ATGTGGCACTACCAACGGCCGAGGACGACTGTGGTTAAGCTCCAG GTTGCATTGCTGGGCTTGGCAAAACCATTTCAGAAGGAACTGAACGAGATTGCTGAGAAGGTAGAAGCGTCCAACCAGCGTTGGTATAAGTTCATATTGACGG TGACGATACATTCATTGAGCCGTCCCATGGATTGCTGCATCTCTTCAAACTTGTCA GCTGATGTCAAAGTTGGACTGGACTCTTGGGAGGAGCATTTCGATAAAATTTCCATGATGGAAAGGAGCAAATTTGATGAAGAAACACTTTGCAACTTGGAAggaatcaagaagaagaaagagtactccaaaaattatgatgaCTTCAGAAACGAATATATAGTG ATAATGGCCTTCTCTGATGATTCCCAAATTTCTTCAGGTAACCATGCTAGTCGCTGCTGA
- the LOC104583994 gene encoding ubiquitin carboxyl-terminal hydrolase MINDY-1, producing the protein MVVASLILSDPPMGDELDEGLDEGPVYCTVEAPAIQVVKPADSLPCWRIVYTGDGCVSRGEKNLRFWRRAMRDFGGAPELLFNQNKCLVLTATARSTAPREVNSQQEELTEMVSGVAEVASKSETVSGVDKNASKKKNKKNNKKRKGDRQRLQSHSAPQLSSAIGSSLKDDENSVATVGESGPSSPVLVSDPCLDTDFDVVESSSQGHNAEQLDFSSLRGLVCHTKIIRFMGRKYRILLQDENGPCSLIAISNFLILLGRITLPALMEVCLETVADIVFAEVFRNMKNEDYAGVVAALKQSATGLDIDILFSSVDGFEDTSQYRIFRILGIPLYHSCTLNLDMEEDAHTHYAIDGRTYNQLYLDHYKQVSMKQEAGPSVTSEEEDKFERIGRFLEATKVQSTDYGFCTLKKHTNDADLFVFFWNNHFSIIFKANGNFYNLQTDVGCLNSKITWQVFNNLDGDGDLLEEILILSNKDVDASIAPKALGKTQITPVESVTMSSKSIQNAPLPRGHFKTQFASFFTGSEHKKFEAKFLEFLRSYEENGIKYYRPIITAMKEMGCWEMFVFYEHIYSVDPQFAISLCMCYERVRNNLTNALHTFIQTDLCDPHFHSEHLSVRICDMPKPES; encoded by the exons ATGGTAGTTGCGTCGCTGATATTGTCGGACCCTCCCATGGGCGACGAGCTGGACGAAGGGCTGGACGAAGGACCCGTCTATTGTACGGTCGAAGCACCTGCCATCCAGGTTGTGAAACCTGCCGATTCTCTGCCGTGTTGGCGCATAGTGTATACTGGCGATGGTTGTGTCTCCCGTGGCGAAAAGAATCTTCGTTTCTGGAGACGCGCTATGCGTGATTTTGGTGGGGCACCTGAGCTGCTCTTCAATCAAAACAAATGCTTAGTACTCACGGCAACCGCTAGGAGCACAGCCCCTAGGGAAGTCAACTCACAGCAGGAAGAGCTCACAGAGATGGTTTCTGGAGTCGCTGAGGTTGCTTCTAAGTCCGAGACAGTttctggagtcgataagaatgcttccaagaagaagaacaagaaaaataacaagaaaagaaagggtGATAGACAAAGGCTCCAGTCACATTCTGCCCCTCAGCTGAGTTCTGCAATTGGGAGTAGTTTGAAAGACGATGAGAATAGCGTTGCCACTGTGGGCGAATCTGGTCCCTCATCTCCAGTTCTAGTGTCGGATCCTTGCCTAGATACAGATTTTGATGTAGTGGAGTCGTCATCGCAGGGGCACAATGCTGAGCAGCTTGACTTTAGCTCTTTGCGTGGTTTGGTTTGCCATACAAAGATCATTCGATTTATGGGCAGGAAGTATAGAATTCTTCTTCAGGATGAGAATGGACCTTGTTCCTTGATCGCCATAT CAAATTTTCTCATCCTTCTAGGGAGAATCACTTTGCCAGCTTTGATGGAAGTTTGTTTGGAGACGGTAGCTGACATAGTATTTGCTGAAGTCTTCAGGAACATGAAG AATGAAGATTATGCAGGGGTAGTGGCTGCATTGAAGCAATCAGCTACTGGCCTGGATATTGATATCCTCTTTTCAAG TGTGGATGGCTTTGAAGATACGTCGCAGTACCGCATCTTCAGAATCCTGGGCATCCCTTTATACCATTCCTGCACGTTAAACCTTGACATGGAG GAAGATGCTCATACGCATTATGCTATTGATGGACGAACTTACAATCAGCTTTACCTTGATCATTATAAACAAGTTTCAATGAAACAAGAAGCGGGACCTTCTGTTACGAGTGAAGAGGAAGACAAAT TTGAGCGCATTGGCAGATTTCTAGAGGCGACTAAAGTTCAGTCGACAGATTATGG GTTCTGTACTTTAAAAAAGCATACGAATGACGCAGACCTTTTTGTGTTCTTTTGGAACAACcatttcagcatcattttcaAG GCAAATGGAAATTTCTACAACCTTCAAACGGATGTGGGGTGCCTAAATAGCAAGATTACATGGCAGGTTTTCAATAAT CTTGATGGAGATGGGGACTTACTGGAGGAGATATTGATATTGTCAAATAAAGATGTCGATGCAAGCATTGCTCCTAAAGCACTCGGGAAGACTCAGATTACTCCGGTTGAGAGTGTAACCATGAGTTCAAAATCAATACAAAATGCCCCTTTGCCTCGTGGTCATTTCAAAACTCAATTTGCCTCATTTTTCACGGGAAGTGAACATAAGAAATTTGAGGCTAAATTTCTTGAGTTTTTAAGAAG CTACGAAGAGAATGGCATTAAATATTACCGGCCAATTATCACCGCTATGAAGGAAATGGGCTGTTGGGAAATGTTTGTCTTTTACGAACATATTTATTCTGTTGATCCTCAGTTTGCAATATCTTTATGCATGTGTTATGAGAG GGTTCGGAACAACCTGACTAATGCACTCCATACCTTTATTCAAACGGACCTATGTGATCCACACTTTCATTCTGAACATCTAAGTGTTCGCATCTGTGATATGCCAAAGCCCGAGAG CTAG